CGCTCTGACTTCTGAAATATGGACTTTTTCTGGTCTTCTTTGTTACTGCAAGGGAAAAGTTATAAAGTGACAGTGGGGTCTACCGGTTCAGACTGACTTCAGAGGCCAGTGCTTTCAGTAGGAAGAGGTAGGTTTCTGGAGACAGTATCTTGCAATgtacaccaggttggcctcaaacctgGGATTCTGCTGCCTCAGCTCCCCCTACTGCTAGGATTTACAGCTGTGCAGTGCCTTGTCTGGCTTGAACTGGAATCATTGTTACCCATGCTTATAGTAATCCATAGTTCAGGTCCATCCAGTGATCAATATGTCATCAACTGGGAGTGACTGTTCCTTCTCAGGTGTGATTGATTTCAAGGTAGAAAGACCACATGGAAGATTTGGCATTGTCAAGAAAAGCCGAGAGGTGCAAGATCAGCTCTGACCATGCCTGGTGACCAAAATGAAAAGGCAGTTTGGAAagacatgttttttcttttttggtttgtttgacttgttttgtgccttttttttttttttttttttttttttttcttttcaagacagggtttccctgtgttgctctggctgtcctagaactagctctgttaGCTCTGTAGATGAGtctggcttccaactcacagagatctacctcccctgcctcccaagtgctggagttaaaggtatgcaccaccacctcccagctagGAAGacatgtttgtttatatttacaaTGCATGAGGCAAAAGACACCAACTGAAATATGGACTTGAAATGTATGACTATgttgtttctgtgtatatgtcttatataagtatgcgtgtgtgtgtgtgttgagttcaTCCACTCTAGTTCATAACTGAGCATCCTGGGAGAGTGGGCCTGCTCAGACAGCATCACAGGACAGCAAGGCTGGCCCCCAGTATTGCTCACACAGTTACAGTCCCGAGGATTCCTCAGTGCTTACACAAATAAGCAAAGGCTAGGCAATGCTTTCTGATACAAAGTATCTTAAAATAGCTTCCTTCACTTGCTGACTCCCAAACTTACTTTAAATAAAGCTCAAGCTGGGCATAAAGGAACCTGAGCAGGGACCTTCGGGAGATGATCTCTGCGTGGCAGTCGTTGAGCGCAAGGCCACGGTCACTCATGTATTCTCCATTGATACACTTCGTCCCTGTCGAAACACTTATCACCTTGGCATCTTTGACATCTGTACCTGAAAGACAGGAGAGTGACTAGAACCAGTGATCCATCCTGTCTGACGTGCTCTAGGCAAGTGGACCACGCAGAGTCAGCTGAACACTTGAGCTTGTCTTCATGTGTCTTCATGTCTCGGATCTCTACCTGAGAGCCTTGAACAAAGAGCCTCTCCCTGAGGCTGTTCTGTACCAATTCCAGGAAGCTACCTTCCTCGTCCTGTAGTCTACACCCTGAACTTAATGTGGTCATTTCCACTGGCAGGCATGGGTGTCTGAACCTTCATCCTTGACTCTAGGTAAGAAGCACTGTACATAACTACTACCTGGCCTGGAATTAGTcctaaagtaaaatattaaacagGCTAGGAGGAACGACTTACAGACTCAAGAGGAGTACCAGAAAACAGAATCCGCTTCTGTGGATTTCATTAGTAATTTTTCTCACTTTCCCACACCAAGAGTGAGATCATACACAATGTGACCTTGCAGAGAGGGAACATCATGATTAAATCCTGAGAAACAGATCACTGACCCAGACATGCTACAATGACCTGACTATGGAAGGGAGTGtctctcagtggtagaacatataccaagcatgtgtgaggccctgggctaTAACTCTaggataacaacaacaacaacaacatacaaaTCCCGAGTATGGCCTCAAGGCAGACTCACAATGATGTGTGTGACAGAAATGATGTGTGCTACACGTTGTGAGGGTCAGTGTTCACTGTCAACCTGACcctctagaatcacctaggagacaagtcTCTGGGCACATCTGTAAGGGGTTCtctagcacaggctggcctttgGGAATATCTATGAGAGATTTTCTTGATTAACTTAGCTGAAATaggaagacctgcccactgtgggcagcaccattccctgagcTGGGATCCTGATCTgcataagagagagaaaagggagctgAACAAAACACTCTTTATTTCTTGACTACGGAtccaatgtgaccagctgccttaaGCTCTTGTCAGGCGACTTCCCTACCATGACGGACTTCTCCAATTATGAGCTGAAGTAACTCCACCTAAGCTGTTTTTATCAGGGTATCTGATTATAGCAACATGGAAAGGAACTCAGACACAGGCTATGTGGAGGCACTGTGCCAGGAGCGTTAGTGAGTCCTCCTCACCGCTTGTCTTCACAGTGTCCCCTGAGAGCTTTCGTTTCTATTTTGAAGAAAAGAACTGCAGCTCACAGGGATTATTAACCTGCCTGAGACCATCCAGCCAGTGAGAGCATTGAACCTATGCACCGAGTTCCGTTTCACAGGCTTTAGACACACATTTTGGCGATGAGCGAATGGTCGAAAAAAGATACAAAATGCTAGTAGTtagtcttttctgctttctgtaagaGAATTCTGGGAGAACAGTTTAAAGGGggcatattttattttgactcacCATTAACTCATGTGgctggaggcagagaggatgCCTGCACTCaggccttctcctctttcccttttgaTTTCCCCTGGGCCCCTTGCCTACAGCATGGTGCTGTCCAAATTCAGGCTGCCCCTCTCTACCTAGGCCCCTCTGGAAATGCCCTCCCAGACCTACCTAGGCACTTCTCAAATCAATCAAGGTTAGCCATCCTAAGTCCACTGGGAGTCAGCCCAACAGCCAAACACACCCTAAAACAACTTTAATCCTTGGTCTCCAAAAGGATATTAATGAAAAATGCATTTAGTTTAACTCTAAGTGTCATAACTGCTCAAATCCAAAGTCTACCAAGACTCAAGGCAAAAGCTTAGCTGTGAGCCCTGTAACAATTAAAGCACATTTTACACATTCCTGACACACACTGACAATAAACCTCCCACTCCAAATGGGAAGAACTGGCGACCAGCAAACTGTAGACGAGCTTTTTGATACAGTGTAACCCAAGTTTCCAGCATGCTCTGGGTCCCCATCTGGAACCTTACACGTGTCCTCATTCTTAGTTGCCCTGGTCTTCCGAGCTCCATGAAGTCACCCACTAAGATGAGCTGACACACTCTGGGGCCTCTTTGGTCCACACCTCCAAACATTGCTAAAATTCCTCCCACAAGCCACTTCCAAAAGGCTTTTCTGAACCACACAGTCTATCAGTCACAGCAACAATCCCACTGGATCACAGATGGCACCACGTTTCTGACATATTTGTCACTGGTATGACAAATTcatgagaaaactgattttttttttaaactttctgtttTCAGTCCACTGTTGGGGGAGGATGTGGCAGAATAGGTCGGATAGGATGGTGACCAGGAAAGAAAGGGGTGTATTTGTGAGTGGGTGTGAGGGTGGGGTATGGGggtgagggaagggagaagagaagaaagagaaacagagagaatgagaatgaatatgCTTAGGTTAACAGAACCCCCCCATTCTCTGAACCACCAGCCATGGGATGCCGCCAGACCCATTCAGGCAGGTCTTCCACCCTGTCActctctggaaatgccctcaGAGGCATCTCTGAAGTGTGCTTTACCAACTTTCCAGATGTTCTGATTTTACAAGGGTTCTTTCTGCTCCCCATAGAATCCACGCTGCTGTGGTAGTAGTGACACATATAAAGAAGAGAAGGTTTAAGCTTCAACAGAAGTCAAGAAGTCAGAGATCATCGTAATGTGTTGTTTCCAGAGTAACCCAGATCACAATGGTGTCACATGGTAATACAGTATGCTTTCTCCAAAGAACACCATGAAAATTTgaacattgggggggggggttgcgggggctaaagagatggctcagcagttaagaacacttgctgctcttgcaaaggattcAGGTTTAATTCCaagcacctgcatggcagctgacaaacatctataactccagttcaaagggaaatctgatgccttcatctggcctctgagggcactgtatGTATCATACATATAGACAAAGCACACACACGTGggcatacacgcacacgcacacgcacacacgcacacacgtgcgcgcacacgcacacacacacgcacacgcacacacacacacgcacacacacacgcacacgcacacatgcacacgcacacacgcacacgcgcgcgcacacgcacacacgcgcacgcacacgcacacacacacacacgcacacgcacacacgcacacgcgcgcgcacacgcgcacacacacacacacacgcacacacacatcctttttaaaaaaaaaaaactgaacattttgaaggaagagttttgttttgtgtaggttttttgttttaggGGTGGGGGTTGCTGGAGCTTGACCTCAGGAACCTCACCAGCTAAACATGTGTTTTACCGGCTGAGCTGTGTTCCCACCCCAAAGGAGGAAAGAATGGCTTCTGAGGATAATTCCTATATTTGTATATGACAGATgcacaaacacagaaaaaataaaagggaatagAAGGGAACTTTCTGTTGGTGTCACAAGATCAAGAAAGCAGACAGAGTGAACAAAGCGCTAGATGCTTACCTGTGGTCATCACTACTCCAGAAAGCACTTTCCTTCGTGCATGAGGGGAGGAAAAGTTGTCTGTCAGGTCACTGAACTTACCCAGGACCAGGCGTGAGACAGCATCTGCCAGTACCTGGatggagagcagagagcaagcTTAGGGCCAGGGCCACCTGTGGTGGGACCAGTCTCTCTCAGTGCCAGCACATGCTGTCTAATACAAAGACGCTTACAGTCTCACTTCTACTATAGAAATCCCACACAGGCATacccagcgtgtgtgtgtgtgtgtgtgtgtgtgtgtgctcacatgcatgATGGGTGTGTATGCACAGAGACAAAAGTCATCAGTGGGTTTATCTAGCCATAGACCCTGTGCCTGACAACACAGGAACACTAATGTAATTGATCATGAATATTATGGGTGCAACCAAACACTTTAAAATTGTATTGGAGGCCTGCTCCACAGAAGGAAATTCATGCTTGGCACTGTAAACTGGTCCAAAGCCCATGGCTGGGAAGCTTATGGCCATTTGAGAGGAAGCCATTGCTGATGTTTTGCTAAAGACATGCTGTCAAACTGCTCTGTGAGTATTTGTTTATACTTAAGAGCCAGTGCTGAGCCCAGTCTCAGAGAAGCACGTCTTTTTGTAGCCTGCATTGCTGAGTGTAGAGAGTGATGACAGGTAGAGGTGATGGGAAAGAGTGACTGTTGGATGCTCAGCCCCAAATAGAACATCTATGTCATCCCCTGCAAGACTAAGGGAACACTGGAAAAGGGACAGAAAACTGTAGGAGACTGAGGGGGTGATAAGGGCCAAGAAACACTGTTTTCTAGATGTGACATGGCGGCTGCACCCACTACCTTGCCTTAGGAAGATCATTAGTGGTTACCTGCCAAAGGCTTGAAAACAAGGCTGGGTTCTATTACCATTCTATCATGGATAGGTGTATTGctgtcttttcctgttgctgtgataaaataccctagCAAAGGCAGCTGaagggaggaagggcttatttaGCTCACAGGGAAGTCACAGCAGCAAGAGCCTGAGAGAACTGGTCACAttatatccacagtcaagaggagagagcaagggaTTAATGAATACATTCTAGTGCTCCATTTGCCTTTTCTATGCTTATACAACCTAGGGTCCCCTGCTAGGGGAAGAGTCTTCTCCCTCATtaattaacataatcaagataCTCCCCGCCCTAGACAATCCCCAGACCAACCTCCATATAGACAGCCCTTCAACAAGACTGCCTTCCCAGGTGACTGTACATTGTGTTCATGGTATTGAGGGAGGGCGTGGCTTTGAGGCTCCCACCCTCCCTAAAGAACCATGGGAAGTTAACAGTTGCTGGGGGAAAGTCATTTTCCATGTTGCCGCAGCTACTGGTAAAAGCCCTTACTCAAGTAAAGCACCCCCTCACTCATGCTTGTGCAAGCAACCCCAATCAGACATAGTGGgtcacacacaaaaagagaaagcCATGAAGGCAGGAGGGGGGCTTGCTGGTAAGAAGGACTTCAGCAGGAGTGGGAAGGAGTAAGAGAAGATACTGGGAGGGAGGAAATGATTAAagaaacatctatctatctatctatctatctatctatctatctatctatctataattacACACAGATACAGTATGTATATGAAATTGtgaaaaatggatttttaaaatataagctttaaaagtttttattttaaaatataagctttaaaagtttttattttaaagtgatttaTCACTCCAAGTGATTCTCCTGCACAAGCCTGAGCCCATGAATCCTGACCAGATATCTATGGAATACATATTATGAGACACAGGTAACTGAAGAACACAAGTTGTTCTGACTCTCTGGCCTGACCCTGTGTGGCTGGGGCTGTTCACAATAAAAGTTTAAAGATCCTAAATGCAGCTGGGCATAGCAGCCTGTGCCTTTAAGTTctgacacttgggaggcagacaggcgaatggatctctgtgagttcatgttcaacctggtctatattgtaaattccaaggcagccagagctacacagggagactctgtctcaaataagtaaataaataaacaaacaaacaaataataaaataaaatatcctacaTCCCAACCACTTACCTTCCATGACATAAACAAGGATGAGGCCCTGCTTTATACTGAAGTTCGGCTACATTACCCTGCATGCCTGCTGTAGCAGAGTACCACAGCTGTGGTATGGCCAACACTATCTGACTttagccccaccccacccttgaCTCGTCAGGATGACAGATAGCTCTCAGGCCAAGGATGCTTGGCTCAAGCCCTTTAAGAAATATTTCAGGGAAAAAGCAAGAACTTACATCCTTCCTGGAAGGCAGGATGTGATCTTCCTACCCCCACCTCTGCCATATAGCCACTGGGATTGGTCCTGGAAGTCCCTTTAGAAAAGACCTTACTGGTTTCATCCTCTGCGGTTCATAAATTTCTGAGCTACCCTGGGGCTCTAAAACTGGCAGTGTGGGTTGTGCCACTGAGCAGAGGTGTGAGGATACTGTTCCTAGACAAGTGGCTCCAAATCAGAGGTCCAGAAATTGATGTTTGACATCTCAGGACCCAGAGGAAAGCAGCataaagaggcagagaggggcccAGCTTACCACACCATGACTAGATCCTGACAAATGCCACTTGCCTCCCCAGGTCAGGAGCTTGGTCCTTTCcatacacagagagttccaggaccatcagggctacatagtgaccctaccctgtctcaaaaccaaccagcaaaacaaaacaacaaaacagaaagcagggCTGAGGCCACTTGGCCTCCGACCATCTGTCCGATATCCCTCTATGGGATCTGAGGCATCTGAGATCGTTTCAGTGGTCTGGCAATCATTGTCAACATTAAAGGAAGACAAGTCACATCAGATGGTATGTTGAACCCAGGTCAAAAGATTTTAGCAAATCTACACCTAGAAATCAAGTCACTTGGGATCGAGTATTTGACTTGTATAACAACCACTGGGTCAGTCCATTACTCTTGGAGAGGAGCTAACAAGGGACTCACTGGAATCAAGTACTTGCTTGTCACAGGAAATCAGTAAGACACCATGTCCATTCCTCTACACTGAGCTGTACTTGACTGCTTTAGGCAAGTCTTTTCAAACCAAGATTtggatttaatcccagcactcgggaggtagaagctgatggatctctgtgagttcaaggcctacctggtctacatagcaaatttcaggTCAGATAGGGTTTATAATGAGAACTtgccttaaaaagaaaatagtaaattaAAACCAAGAACTATGGTCACCCCAACTCTAACTGTAACACAGGCCAGAGAGAAAGGGCCCCGCCCGAGACTTAGGAGAATGGCCTTCCTATTCACCACATTTTCTAACTTGTTAATTCACTAGTTCTGGTCAACGGCTTCCACACTAAAGAACATGTTGACACAAAGGGCTTAAGACAGAAGACTGAGAAACAGATGCGTGAAATCGGGACTCCAAGAACCAAGACACAGCCAATGATCTGGGACCTGGTGAGGACCGAGgttcccttttccttcttcctccttcagagACCCATCCTGAGCTAccttaaatttctctttctttactgtGAGTTTTCTATAAGGGGCACAAACTTGAGTGGCTGTCCACATCCAGCTGGAGCAGGGAGAAGCCCAGAGGTGCCACATAGGAATTCCGGCATACAGAGATGCCTAGCAACTGGCAGGTTCTCAAGTGTTTATGAAAGTGCTCCCCCCGCCACACCCCTGCCCTGCCAGCAGCTCCCTACTGCTCTAGGGGGAGTGCTTCATCACCTAGACCTTAACAGGGGGCCTTCATCAGCAGACTGGCCGGCAGCCCTTATTCTGGCCATGAGTTTTCTGTGCAATGATTCAAAGAATGCCCCACTGAACAGAGGACAAAACTCCAGCATTTGGACCCCCTGCCCCTTTCCCAATAAAGGCTTGCTGTGGGGTGAGGGTCTCTTTGGGGGGCATAATTCAGTGGAAAGGGAATTGTGGCTGTGCTGGTGAGGGCCCTGAGGTATCCCTGCACTGAATTGTCATGACCCTAGCCAGCATCAAGGGACTAAATCAGATTCTCAGTGACCATGGAAACTAAGGCAAAGTTACTCCATAGCCAGACTTACTGGCAACTGCTCCTGTTGAAAGCTTAGTAACCTAAGGAGTCAAAAGCAACAGTGAAGACTAAAGGCTGCTTTAAAATGTCACCAAGGGCAATGGCCACTCATTTGCAAGTACACGTTTCCTCACCTGTGGCAAATGCAACTGAAGACCCTCACTGAGGACAGGCTGGCGAGATGGTGTTTGGTCCAAGTGCAAATTGAAGACAGTAGCCAAGGCAGACTGTGCAGCCCGGGCCTTGGCAAGCTTCTTGTTTCTCCCTGAGCCCTCAAAGAACTGGCCATCTACCACCACGGACATGACAAAGCTCTTGGCGTGGCTCTCCCCACTCTCAGAGAGGAAGTCATACTTCAGCCCTGGGCGTAGCTCATTCAAGATCATCACGGGATTCTTCCCACTTGGGGGTGGGAATGGTGGTGGGATGGGCAGAGGAGGCTGGGTAAGGGTGGcaggcactggggaggctgaCAGGCTAACGTCTCCACTTGAGCTGAAGGAGTCATCCCCATTGGAGCCTACGTAGAAGGGTGGCTCTGACTTGTCTGGAGTCTCAAAGCCATTGAAGAGCGTGTCAGGGAAGTCGGCCTGATCAGACGTGAAGTCTGTATTCACAGAGAGAGTCCTTCCCATGGCCAGGTGGGCCTCGGAGGCGTTGGGGAACTGGACAAAAGACCTCAGGGCCTTCTCAGCAGCATGgagttttgcctttttctttgtAGGGCCAGAGCCCTCAAAGACCTGCCCGTTTACCTCCACAGACATGACAAACAGAGGTGCGTGCACGGGGCCTGTCTGGGACAGCAGCATGTACTGTAAGCCGGGTTTGATCTCGTTCAGCTGCATCAGGGCGTTCTTGGGCAGAACAGGCCCTGGTGTTTTCCTTCGCTTCTTCAGGCGGTACTTGGAGTGGCCATTGCTGCCCTCCTCCAGGGGCCGCTTCCTGCTGGTGCTACCACCACCCCCGTTGGAGAGCGGAATACCCTCGCCAGGCCCGGTTGTGCTGCTGTCCTTGGGGGGCATGTTGTCCAGATTGCGGTTTTCTTTAACATCAGTGCTGCTGGAACCTGTGGTGCCCAGAAAGAGTAACTTACAACGCCTTCGTTGCAGGATCTTGTAAATGCAAAATTTATAGATTCCTTTATCCCTTTGTAGCTGGgtaagtgatgtgtgtgtgtgtgtgtgtgtgtgtatttccttcTCAGTGCAAACGTGAGGAACTATACACTGACCAAAGATGTAACTGTTTAGGGGTGAAATgcatttggagatttttttttttttgaaaactaatGGACCTATTATCTCTTCTACTTAGTTTATTGATTTCTTCTGCACTAGAAGGTaaacattttaaactattttctctGCCATAGACATCCTGAATCTTGCTAGCTTATCACAATGTTACGTGTTAGGCTAATCCACACTAATTCTGATGAAGTGGTTTCTGAGTCCACCAGCACATGGGCAATTCCCTCAGCGTACGCTTCCTTCACGAGGTTACTGACCTTAACAGACAACACTTTTTAAACTAAAGCACTTCTCAGGAGAGGAGGTGCCGTTTAGAAACGTGTATTCCCAGATGCCTTGGCTCTCGAGGGTCCCAACATCTGATCAACACGTGATTATTTGGTTTCGTTTATGAATCGATCATAGAAAACTGCTTACATAATAAGGTATAGTATTATATGACTTTACGGGATTTGTTTTTGAAGAATAATGTATCCACTGAAGACTTTTCATTATGTTTCCGCACTATTTGCTTCAGAAGCTTCGATAAATTTTATGCTAAAAAAGGAGTGAGAACAGGACACAGTCCTGGAGCAGCAGGCAAGCTGTGATCCCTAACTTCACAAGAAGCCAGCAAACCCACCTTTCTAAAAACAGCTGACCAACGAGGCTACCAGAGCTGTGGCTTTGTCTCAACCTCCtgccaagccaaaaaaaaaaaaaaaaaaaaaagactgttctTTTTAAGGGGAGCATGTTAGGTTCTCTCTGGCTTATTAAGCcttctgaagaaaaaagaaagactgacCCCCCTTTTACCCTTCAGTTTCACAGTCCTGTGCACTGGGCCTGTGCAGTGTTTACTTAGATCTCCAACCACTAGCTCCTAAAATCCAAAGTAAATCTTAACTGATGGAAATATTCCCGGATAGGATGGCTTTGGGGGGGTCTGTGTCTACTATGCACCACATCAGTGGACTTTCTTTGTGTCTTGTAATCTGAAAACGCTGCAAATGTTCCTCAGTGAGCCCATGGCAGGGTTAATGTGATGGACATCTTGGTCGTCGTTGCCAGTCTGATCCAGCTGACACAGCAAAGACTACCAAGACAGACTCAGACCGTGGAAAGTCTCCTGTGTGAGGCGGGGCGGGGTCTCTCAGGAGACACCCCTGCCCAGAAGACTCCTGACACACACGCCACTTCTCCCAGCTGACAAAGCTAACGGAACGGgcactaaattttcatttataacaTCCTCCAGCAAAAGACCGGTAGGTTACTCCTTTCGGTACTCAGGGAACAAAAGGTGAGAAGGCAGAGCAGAGACGGACAGAGGTTAATAAAGGGTTGAACATCACACACTGCATCTGCTCACAGTTCAGCTTTCTCAGTAACATAATTATCAGCATGGAAATGCACATCATTGACCAGGCACTCTGACGCGCATTTACCCAAACGTTAGTGACGTCAAACAGCCAAACGCCCTCGGAACTAAGTTAACAGTCAAgattaggaggaaaaaaaacaaaaacaaaaacacttcctGTGAAAGTGGAGATCATTCTCAACTCTTACTTCATAAATAAAGGTACCGATCACATGGTATCAAAAAAAAACATTCCtggggaaacaaaaataaaatactccaATTAGAGACAGAGCCCACGGTCAGCTGAAGCAGACACTCTCCGTGTAGCACACTGCTGCATTTAGAATGCGAAGTGAATCACAGTGCAACTTTAACTGCTTTTAAAACCACAAGAGATGCGCAAGGCTGACATTTCTAAGTTTGCACTAGACCCCAACGTTTATTGTTAAAGGAATATTCTTTGGGAGGACACTTTCTTAGTTAAATTAACCAAGGCTCAATGGTGATAGCCACAGCTGGAGACAAAATCCACAGTCCCCAGCCAGTAGGTAGTTCTAGGGACACCTTCACACACTCCCCGGGGGGGTTGCTGGCTTGGCACAGCATTGGCAATACTGTCTGAAATGCAGATTTAAAACCTGGCAAAGCTGAGAGTGACCAGTGGACCTGCCAGCAAAACTCCACAGCTTTTAAAACATCTCAAGAGCAGAACTGAGGAGAAGCAACCAGTGAGCAGTGCCCACACTGGCAGAGGAAAATGCATGCCAGCTACATTTCTTAAAATGGCACTGGACTGCTGCCTT
The sequence above is drawn from the Arvicanthis niloticus isolate mArvNil1 chromosome 20, mArvNil1.pat.X, whole genome shotgun sequence genome and encodes:
- the Adarb1 gene encoding double-stranded RNA-specific editase 1 isoform X3, which encodes MDVEDEENLSSSSTDVKENRNLDNMPPKDSSTTGPGEGIPLSNGGGGSTSRKRPLEEGSNGHSKYRLKKRRKTPGPVLPKNALMQLNEIKPGLQYMLLSQTGPVHAPLFVMSVEVNGQVFEGSGPTKKKAKLHAAEKALRSFVQFPNASEAHLAMGRTLSVNTDFTSDQADFPDTLFNGFETPDKSEPPFYVGSNGDDSFSSSGDVSLSASPVPATLTQPPLPIPPPFPPPSGKNPVMILNELRPGLKYDFLSESGESHAKSFVMSVVVDGQFFEGSGRNKKLAKARAAQSALATVFNLHLDQTPSRQPVLSEGLQLHLPQVLADAVSRLVLGKFSDLTDNFSSPHARRKVLSGVVMTTGTDVKDAKVISVSTGTKCINGEYMSDRGLALNDCHAEIISRRSLLRFLYAQLELYLNNKEDQKKSIFQKSERGGFRLKDTVQFHLYISTSPCGDARIFSPHEPVLEGMTPDSQQLTEPADRHPNRKARGQLRTKIESGEGTIPVRSNASIQTWDGVLQGERLLTMSCSDKIARWNVVGIQGSLLSIFVEPIYFSSIILGSLYHGDHLSRAMYQRISNIEDLPPLYTLNKPLLSGISNAEARQPGKAPNFSVNWTVGDAAIEVINATTGKDELGRPSRLCKHALYCRWMRVHGKVPPHLLRTKITKPTTYHESKLAAKEYQAAKARLFTAFIKAGLGAWVEKPTEQDQFSFTP
- the Adarb1 gene encoding double-stranded RNA-specific editase 1 isoform X1, whose protein sequence is MASLGLGTLTVGAFFSFVGRRYKRRRKKRSERKDKRGLRQSRNPQKHFTMDVEDEENLSSSSTDVKENRNLDNMPPKDSSTTGPGEGIPLSNGGGGSTSRKRPLEEGSNGHSKYRLKKRRKTPGPVLPKNALMQLNEIKPGLQYMLLSQTGPVHAPLFVMSVEVNGQVFEGSGPTKKKAKLHAAEKALRSFVQFPNASEAHLAMGRTLSVNTDFTSDQADFPDTLFNGFETPDKSEPPFYVGSNGDDSFSSSGDVSLSASPVPATLTQPPLPIPPPFPPPSGKNPVMILNELRPGLKYDFLSESGESHAKSFVMSVVVDGQFFEGSGRNKKLAKARAAQSALATVFNLHLDQTPSRQPVLSEGLQLHLPQVLADAVSRLVLGKFSDLTDNFSSPHARRKVLSGVVMTTGTDVKDAKVISVSTGTKCINGEYMSDRGLALNDCHAEIISRRSLLRFLYAQLELYLNNKEDQKKSIFQKSERGGFRLKDTVQFHLYISTSPCGDARIFSPHEPVLEGMTPDSQQLTEPADRHPNRKARGQLRTKIESGEGTIPVRSNASIQTWDGVLQGERLLTMSCSDKIARWNVVGIQGSLLSIFVEPIYFSSIILGSLYHGDHLSRAMYQRISNIEDLPPLYTLNKPLLSGISNAEARQPGKAPNFSVNWTVGDAAIEVINATTGKDELGRPSRLCKHALYCRWMRVHGKVPPHLLRTKITKPTTYHESKLAAKEYQAAKARLFTAFIKAGLGAWVEKPTEQDQFSFTP
- the Adarb1 gene encoding double-stranded RNA-specific editase 1 isoform X4, which codes for MDVEDEENLSSSSTDVKENRNLDNMPPKDSSTTGPGEGIPLSNGGGGSTSRKRPLEEGSNGHSKYRLKKRRKTPGPVLPKNALMQLNEIKPGLQYMLLSQTGPVHAPLFVMSVEVNGQVFEGSGPTKKKAKLHAAEKALRSFVQFPNASEAHLAMGRTLSVNTDFTSDQADFPDTLFNGFETPDKSEPPFYVGSNGDDSFSSSGDVSLSASPVPATLTQPPLPIPPPFPPPSGKNPVMILNELRPGLKYDFLSESGESHAKSFVMSVVVDGQFFEGSGRNKKLAKARAAQSALATVFNLHLDQTPSRQPVLSEGLQLHLPQVLADAVSRLVLGKFSDLTDNFSSPHARRKVLSGVVMTTGTDVKDAKVISVSTGTKCINGEYMSDRGLALNDCHAEIISRRSLLRFLYAQLELYLNNKEDQKKSIFQKSERGGFRLKDTVQFHLYISTSPCGDARIFSPHEPVLEEPADRHPNRKARGQLRTKIESGEGTIPVRSNASIQTWDGVLQGERLLTMSCSDKIARWNVVGIQGSLLSIFVEPIYFSSIILGSLYHGDHLSRAMYQRISNIEDLPPLYTLNKPLLSGISNAEARQPGKAPNFSVNWTVGDAAIEVINATTGKDELGRPSRLCKHALYCRWMRVHGKVPPHLLRTKITKPTTYHESKLAAKEYQAAKARLFTAFIKAGLGAWVEKPTEQDQFSFTP
- the Adarb1 gene encoding double-stranded RNA-specific editase 1 isoform X2 → MASLGLGTLTVGAFFSFVGRRYKRRRKKRSERKDKRGLRQSRNPQKHFTMDVEDEENLSSSSTDVKENRNLDNMPPKDSSTTGPGEGIPLSNGGGGSTSRKRPLEEGSNGHSKYRLKKRRKTPGPVLPKNALMQLNEIKPGLQYMLLSQTGPVHAPLFVMSVEVNGQVFEGSGPTKKKAKLHAAEKALRSFVQFPNASEAHLAMGRTLSVNTDFTSDQADFPDTLFNGFETPDKSEPPFYVGSNGDDSFSSSGDVSLSASPVPATLTQPPLPIPPPFPPPSGKNPVMILNELRPGLKYDFLSESGESHAKSFVMSVVVDGQFFEGSGRNKKLAKARAAQSALATVFNLHLDQTPSRQPVLSEGLQLHLPQVLADAVSRLVLGKFSDLTDNFSSPHARRKVLSGVVMTTGTDVKDAKVISVSTGTKCINGEYMSDRGLALNDCHAEIISRRSLLRFLYAQLELYLNNKEDQKKSIFQKSERGGFRLKDTVQFHLYISTSPCGDARIFSPHEPVLEEPADRHPNRKARGQLRTKIESGEGTIPVRSNASIQTWDGVLQGERLLTMSCSDKIARWNVVGIQGSLLSIFVEPIYFSSIILGSLYHGDHLSRAMYQRISNIEDLPPLYTLNKPLLSGISNAEARQPGKAPNFSVNWTVGDAAIEVINATTGKDELGRPSRLCKHALYCRWMRVHGKVPPHLLRTKITKPTTYHESKLAAKEYQAAKARLFTAFIKAGLGAWVEKPTEQDQFSFTP